The following proteins are co-located in the Gammaproteobacteria bacterium genome:
- the xseA gene encoding exodeoxyribonuclease VII large subunit produces the protein MEEHPQRLADIGEEPGGGEPGGSAGAALTVSQLNQRARRVLEDGFAAPLWVEGELSNLARPASGHIYFTLKDGAAQVRCAMFRGRNRAPSAFAPQEGMMVLARGQVSLYELRGSYQLIVDELQAAGDGALHLAFEALKRKLAAEGLFAEERKKPLPPFPNTVGMITSPSGAAIRDMLSVMQRRFPLARIILYPAAVQGREAVPALVRMLALADQRRECDLLLLARGGGSLEDLWAFNEEAVARAIHACRLPVVTGIGHEIDYTIADFVADQRAPTPSAAAEMVSPNQRQLLLDLAESRSRLQELTTLCIEGGLRQLRGLWQRLRRPDIRPLQQRLDELSPRMDRAWRQVTLGQRRLRLAETGRRLQALSPLQYLHTQRQNCRWLAQRLRRGWQQDLEARRNRLRQHGRTLTAISPLRVLERGYAIVNRDPDGPVVNRAGALRPAERIRIRFHRGAAQCTVDKLHE, from the coding sequence ATGGAAGAGCACCCGCAGCGGCTTGCGGACATCGGCGAAGAACCGGGCGGCGGCGAACCCGGCGGCAGCGCCGGGGCGGCGCTTACGGTCAGCCAGCTGAACCAGCGGGCGCGGCGGGTGTTGGAGGACGGCTTCGCCGCGCCGCTGTGGGTGGAGGGGGAATTGTCGAACCTGGCGCGCCCCGCCTCCGGGCATATCTACTTTACCCTCAAGGACGGCGCGGCGCAGGTCCGCTGCGCCATGTTCCGGGGCCGCAACCGGGCGCCATCCGCCTTCGCGCCCCAGGAGGGCATGATGGTGCTGGCGCGCGGGCAGGTCAGCCTCTACGAATTGCGGGGCAGTTACCAGCTGATCGTGGACGAGCTGCAGGCGGCGGGCGACGGGGCGCTGCACCTGGCCTTCGAGGCCCTCAAACGCAAACTCGCCGCCGAGGGGCTGTTCGCCGAGGAGCGCAAGAAACCGCTGCCCCCCTTCCCGAACACGGTGGGGATGATCACCTCCCCCAGCGGCGCCGCGATCCGGGATATGCTGAGCGTGATGCAACGGCGCTTTCCCCTGGCGCGGATCATCCTGTATCCGGCCGCCGTGCAAGGCCGGGAGGCGGTGCCGGCGCTGGTGCGGATGCTGGCCCTCGCCGACCAGCGCCGCGAGTGCGACCTGTTGCTCCTGGCGCGCGGCGGCGGCTCGCTGGAAGACCTGTGGGCCTTCAACGAGGAGGCGGTGGCACGCGCCATTCATGCCTGCCGGCTGCCGGTCGTGACCGGGATCGGGCACGAGATTGACTACACCATCGCCGACTTCGTCGCCGACCAGCGGGCGCCCACTCCCTCGGCCGCCGCCGAGATGGTCAGCCCGAATCAGCGGCAATTGCTGCTGGACCTGGCCGAGTCCCGGTCGCGCTTGCAGGAGCTGACGACACTGTGCATCGAGGGGGGGCTGCGGCAACTGCGCGGCTTGTGGCAGCGGCTGCGGCGCCCGGACATACGCCCGTTGCAGCAACGGCTGGACGAGCTGTCGCCGCGCATGGATCGGGCCTGGCGGCAAGTGACGCTGGGGCAGCGGCGCTTGCGCTTGGCCGAGACCGGGCGCCGGCTGCAAGCGCTGAGCCCGCTGCAATATCTGCACACGCAACGGCAGAACTGCCGCTGGCTGGCCCAGCGCCTGCGACGCGGCTGGCAGCAGGATCTGGAGGCGCGGCGCAACCGATTGCGCCAACATGGCCGCACCCTGACCGCCATCAGCCCGTTGCGGGTGCTGGAACGGGGCTACGCGATCGTGAACCGCGACCCGGACGGCCCGGTCGTCAACCGGGCCGGGGCATTGCGGCCCGCCGAGCGCATCCGCATCCGCTTCCACCGGGGCGCCGCGCAGTGCACGGTGGACAAGCTGCACGAATAG